ATCCACACAAGCACAACTTACCCAAGCTGAAAAAATGGCAAGTTTGGGACAGCTGACAGCAGGAATAGCACATGAGATAAACAATCCTATCAATTTTGTATATGCTGGAATGGATGCGCTTCATACCAACATAGAAGAACTTTTATCGTGGACAAGTAAAGAAAATATAAGCCCAGAATTACACGAAGAATATGATGAGCTAATTGATGAAACCAGAACACTTTTAGAGGATATTCAGATAGGTGCGATGCGTACTTTTGAGATTGTGAAAGGACTACGTAATTTCTCTAGGTTAGATGAGGAAGAAATTCGTAAAACTCATATCAATGACCATATTTCTACTACTCTAATTTTACTCCGAAATCAGATTAAAGAAAATCAGATTACAGTTAAAAGAGAACTAGACGATTCTATTATGCCAATAGAATGTTATCCGGGGCAGCTCAATCAAGTATTGATGAATATTTGTAGCAATGCTATTCAAGCAATTATAGAAAAACAAAAAAATGATATAGGAAATGAGGCTATTGAAAAAGCTACATTGAAAATCACTACAAAAAATCAAGACACATCTATACTACTTTTAATTTCTGATAATGGAATTGGAATGAACGAAGAAGTACAAAAACGAATTTTTGAACCTTTCTATACTACCAAAAATGTAGGAGAAGGAACTGGGCTTGGAATGTCTATTACGTATGGAATCATAGAAAAACATCAAGGAAAAATAACAGTAGAGAGCAAACTTGGAGAAGGTACGACTTTCGAAATATGTCTTCCTAAAAAACTATTAAATTAATTCAAATCATATCTAACAAAATCAAATTATCTTGGAACATAAGCAACTTACATCAAAAAACATCTTAATTACAGGAGGAGCAGGCTTTATAGGCTCAAACCTCTGTGAAAAATTTCTAGCACAAGAAAATAAAGTAGTTTGTTTAGACGACTTTTCGATGGGACGACAAGAAAATATAGCTCATCTTTTGGAAAACCCTAATTTTAAACTTATTGAGGGAGACATTAGAAACTTAGAAGATTGTAAGAAAGCTGTAGAAGGAGCAGAAATTGTTTTGCATCAAGCAGCTTTGGGTTCTGTTCCTCGCTCAATAGCCGACCCTATTACCTCAAATGATGTAAATATTTCAGGCTTTCTCAATATGTTGGTTGCTACAAAAGAGGCTGGAGTAAAGCGTTTTGTTTATGCAGCTAGTTCTTCTACTTATGGCGACCATCAAGCTCTTCCAAAAATAGAGGAAAACATAGGCAAACCACTATCTCCGTATGCCGTTACCAAATATGTAAACGAACTTTATGCTAATGTTTTTGCTGATTTGTATGGACTGGAACTAATTGGTTTGCGCTATTTTAATGTTTTTGGCAGAAAGCAGCGTCCAGATGGTGCGTATGCAGCTGTTATTCCGAAGTTTATTGGTCTTTTAATGGAACACAAACGCCCTACTATTTTTGGAAAAGGCGATTTTTCAAGAGATTTTACTTATATCGAAAACGTTTTACAAGCCAATGAACTAGCTGCCACAACGACAAATCCAGAGGCTATAGGTCAAGTCTATAATGTAGCCTTCGGAGAGCGTACAACTGTAAAAGAAATGTTCGAACTGATGCGTTCTTTGCTTGGAAAGTACGATGAAAAAATCAATGATATTGAGGCGA
The genomic region above belongs to Bernardetia sp. and contains:
- a CDS encoding SDR family oxidoreductase, yielding MEHKQLTSKNILITGGAGFIGSNLCEKFLAQENKVVCLDDFSMGRQENIAHLLENPNFKLIEGDIRNLEDCKKAVEGAEIVLHQAALGSVPRSIADPITSNDVNISGFLNMLVATKEAGVKRFVYAASSSTYGDHQALPKIEENIGKPLSPYAVTKYVNELYANVFADLYGLELIGLRYFNVFGRKQRPDGAYAAVIPKFIGLLMEHKRPTIFGKGDFSRDFTYIENVLQANELAATTTNPEAIGQVYNVAFGERTTVKEMFELMRSLLGKYDEKINDIEAIYGDNRQGDIPHSLASIDKAKTLLGYSPQYSFKKGLTEAIDWYWNDLK